The sequence below is a genomic window from Rissa tridactyla isolate bRisTri1 chromosome 20, bRisTri1.patW.cur.20221130, whole genome shotgun sequence.
GTGGCCAGCTGCGGTCCAGTATTCCCCGTTCTACCCGCACCGGTTCCCCCAGCGGCGCCAGCCGCAGCTGCCTGTGTTAAACCGAGCCCCGAAAGGCAGCAGGACACCGAACGCGACCCCGTCCGTCAGCTCGATGGACGAGACGCCGCTGCCCCGGGCACCTCGCTCCCAGGGCCGGGAAACGCGGCACCGCTGGAATCCGCTTCCGAACACCCCTCTGCTCTCAGCGCCGCCGTACGGCAACACCCGGGAGCCGcctccgcagcccccggcccctgGAGCGGGACCCGACGCCTCCTCGCCCCCCGCCCAGAGCACCGCAACCCCCCGGGGCCGCGCGTGGGCATCTGCGGGAGCAACACGGGGAAAGAGAAGGGGTTTGTACCCCTTTCTAGGCCAACGCTAAAGCCGGGAGGAGCAAAAGCACTAAAGCACAGCCCCAGACCGCAACCAGCCGGGAGAGCGGCTTTCTCTGAAGGGCCCCGAGTCGCTTGTCGGGTTCCCGTGGCATTGGGCTGACCCTTCCCTCCCCGAACATCACGTCggaacacacacacaaccacccGGCCGCCTGCTCAGAGACAAGGCACGACGCCGGTGCCCGCAACCACCTCCCCGGGGGGACCCCAGCTCCCGGCTCCTCCCCGGCCGGGCCGTGCTTCCCAGCAGGGATTTGCCACCAGAAACCACAGCGGCTCCGGCCACAACAAGCTCCCCCCCGGCAGCTCTGGCCATTCAGAGACGCTGCAAACACCGGCAAAAAACCAATGGAAACCGGCTCACAACTGTGTCTGACCCCATCCACCTCCTCATTGTGCCCGGGAAAGCACCTCGTGGCATTAGGAGACACCGACCAacacctgccccctccccagcggcACCGGCCCTACCAAAAGCCAACCTTTTTAAGCTCGCCGTGCCCAAAAATCCACCAAAGAGCCACCCTGGGAGGACGCCGGCATCGTCCTTCTCTAACAAACAACCACGTCTATGGCCAACCGGAGCCACGCCGGACACACGGCTACCAGTAACACCAAGCTGCCCGAGCCCGACTGCCACCTCCTAGAGCCGGCGAAGGAGGGCGAGGGCTCGGCTGTCCCCCCCGCGGGGGTCACGGCGGCACAAACCGAAGGGCCGCGAGCGTCCGCCCGGTCCCCGAGCGTCCCGAGGCGCGTGGCCGAGGCTTACCTTGTCTCTTCAGCGAGGAGGCGACGGCCGGCTTCTTCAGGCTGCTTCTCCTGGCGTTGCCGTGAGCCGCGTCCTGCGCCAGGAGGGGGCTGGCCGCCCGCGCCCCTGAGGGATGGGTTCAAAGAGCGTCGGCGCACGAGTCCCGGGGGTCCCCGGGCACCCCATGCGGGATGGGACGGGGaaatcccctctctccccagagcCGGCTGTCACCACAGCTCTTAACATCGCTAACGATCCTTAAAGGACCCGCCGGACTCAGGGCAGGGGTGCGCCCAACACCCGGAGCCGCTCCGAaagccgccgccggcaccggacACGAGCCCGGCGGGTCACGGCGGGGCTGCCCCTCCGGCTGGACAATGGCTTACGGCTCCGGCCCGCGTCCCCCTCTGTCCCGCAGACACTCACCCGGCGTGAcgtcctttttcctcttcttggccTTGGCAGCAGCCGCCTCCCCGGCCTGCCCCGGGGACTCGGGGCTGCCCACCAGCTGCGGGACCGTCAGCCCTTTCAGCCCTGGGAGAAACAAGACTCCGGCCTTAAAAGCCCCTCAACCATGCGCGGCAGCACCGCGGGGGACGTGGGGGTctcgtgtccccctccccacgccGGCGTTTGGGCCCCAAGACCTCCCAGCACACCCCGGACGTCCTCGGAGAGCCCCCAAagccctcccggcccccccagACACGCTTCTTGGGGGGAACATCGAGGTGAATTCACTCAGGGCACTCTCCTCAGGGTGGATTTTCACCTTTGGGTGCCTAAAACCAAGGCGGCATTATCCAGGCGCGCCTATCGGGGCACACAACCCCCCGGGGGACTGAACCCCAGAGgctgctgccgtggggtgggggggggggggagtggtgtGGTTCACAATGAGCTGGGCTCCCCCCAGCGCTGCTCCGGCCCAAGGGAAGAGAACACCCGGCTCCCCCCGCAAGGAGAGGAACCCGACTCACCCCGAGCACCCATCGGGATCTGGCCGCCCCCCCCACTTTGTCCCAGCTCCCGGGGGAGCGCAGGGagcgctccgctccgctcccacacggcaggagggagctgcagcccaggaggaaTCGCTCCCCAGGAAGCTCTGTccttgcagagggagggggcaggcaaTTAAACCCCAGCTAACGAAGTCCTGATGGCGAGCACATGCGAGGGCAGCCCCGGTGAAGCGAGGCAGGTGAGCAGGAGGGGAGTGGGCGGCATCAGCCCCACACATGgttccccccacgccccccccccaaaaaaaatcctcCGCGTGTCGCTTCCCCCACCTACCGCCGGCGTCGCAGGCGAGGAACTCGGCGAACTCCTGCGCCAGGCTCTCGTCGCTGGCGAAGGCGCAGAGGCAGGCCAAGAAGTGAATGCAGCGCGGCGACGGCGGCTCCTCCTCGGCCGGGCCGCCCTTGCCGGGCTTCggagcctggcaggagcaggagaaCCTGTGGTCCGTCAGCGTCTTGGCGTTCACCTTGTGGGCGAAGGAGGCGTGCAGGTAGCCGAGGCTGTGCTTCTGGCTGGCCTTGCACTTCACCACCAGGATGGTCTTGGTGACGCGCTGCACCAGCGGCCCCGTGGGCTCGGTGGCCAGCTGCCAGATGGTTTGTTTGGTTTCGGGGGAAGCCTGCATGGAGTTGAGCACCGAGCTTTTCAAGGCCAGCGGGGTGGCCTCCGTCTGGCAGTTCAGGGCCAGTTTGACGTGCTGGCACTGGTTTTCCACCACCCCTTGCGTGGCCGCTTTCAGACAGGCCGGCAGGTAGCAGCGGCCGGAGCTGAGCTGCGTGATGATGGTgccgtccaccgtctggatggccgtctccgagacccccagctccacaaagcaccgggaatccggtccccggtccctctgccgcaCCGAATAAACCTGTAAGTCCGAGCCGGTGACGATCTTGACGGCGTCGACGCCGGGCTGCTTGCGGGCGCCGTAGCGGAAGACGGTGCCGCACGTCTTGTTCTTGCAGATGAGGCCTCGGGTGCCGttgtaagtgccgcagcggggacatttccggatgccccgcagcgtggccttccccaggtccgacaggaaggaggggactttggtcctcacCGACGCCGGCTCCATCCTCCGGGAGACCTGGAAGGGCAGAGAGCGGGGGGCGAGTTAACAGCCcggggagggacagcggggacgcggcgctcggctggtgacacccacgggtccctctgcaggtggcggtggccgTCCTCGGGTCCCCAGCAGCCGCGGAGACGGAGGGGACAGAGCGAGGGAGGGGGAAGCGACGGACTGAAAGGACATGGCACGTAAataaagctgggtggcctgccgccatggcggggggggacgcGCGGCGAGGGGACGCGCGGAGCAACTCCCCGGAGGGACACCGGAGCGGCAGCCGCCATCCGAGGTTTGGACGACGGGAGAGAAGAGCCTGCGTGGACGGGACAGAAATGGGGCGATTCCCCCCAGATCCACCCGGGTCGGCTTTTGGCAGCAGGTcggcagccgaggagcacgagcgactcccggcgagcGGCCCCGGTGCCGCCGGACCCACAATCCTGCCCGGGTCACGGCATGACacaatcgtttaggttggaaaagacctttcagatcgtcgcGTCCAACCGTCACCCCAGCACCGCCCAAACCCCcgctaccccacgtccctcagcaccgcgtctgcccggcttttaaatccctccagggatggtcactccaccactgccctgggcagcctcttccaatgcttgacaaccctttccgggaagaaattttccccaatatccatcctaaacgtcTCCTcgtgcaactggaggccgtttcctcttgtcccatcacctgttccttgggagaagagaccgaccccccctggctaccccctcctttcagggagctgtggagagcgagaaggtctcccctcagcctcctcttctccaggctgaacacccccagctccctcagccgctcctcaccacactcgcgctccagacccctcaccagctccgttgcccttctctggacacactccagccccTCGAGGTCCTTCTTGGAGCGAGGTGCCCCAAAATGAACACACtgttcgaggtggggcctcaccggtgccgcGTACGGGGGGACGCTCACTGCCCCGGTCCTGGCCACACCGTTCCTGACACAGTCCATGaacatttctcccctgccaaccccatttcccccttcccctgtccctctccctctcacaccaggcgggctgggagggggctgcccggctcccctcgaccccacggcagagccctccgctcgcccctgcctccccaccaccaccaaaacccccctttttggggcaaacCCAGGCACGGCGTGAAGAGCCACACGCGGCCGAGCCTTTGAGCCGGCGTCCCAGAGACGCGgacagcgggcagaggcaaagggacatttattgtcaccgccggaggcgagcggtgggtgtgaggaggGGCCGGGGACGCTgaaaagcagctcc
It includes:
- the LOC128900160 gene encoding uncharacterized protein C2orf42-like; the protein is MFMDCVRNGVARTGAVSVPPYAAPVRPHLEQCVHFGAPRSKKDLEGLECVQRRATELVSRRMEPASVRTKVPSFLSDLGKATLRGIRKCPRCGTYNGTRGLICKNKTCGTVFRYGARKQPGVDAVKIVTGSDLQVYSVRQRDRGPDSRCFVELGVSETAIQTVDGTIITQLSSGRCYLPACLKAATQGVVENQCQHVKLALNCQTEATPLALKSSVLNSMQASPETKQTIWQLATEPTGPLVQRVTKTILVVKCKASQKHSLGYLHASFAHKVNAKTLTDHRFSCSCQAPKPGKGGPAEEEPPSPRCIHFLACLCAFASDESLAQEFAEFLACDAGGLKGLTVPQLVGSPESPGQAGEAAAAKAKKRKKDVTPGARAASPLLAQDAAHGNARRSSLKKPAVASSLKRQGCNQLLDEAQVTLSFQDWPASPNASIKPCVDSLRRGPTPFIIQWIPDILRLKFQYGARQPPPELALLPTITIP